The region CGTGCCGGAGAGAAGCGCCAGTCGGTAGTGAAGGAAATCACCAGGAACCGCGCTTTCACGTTTTCCAGCGCCTTGGTCAGGTTGCCGCCGTGCGCCTCGGCCGGGTCAAAATAGTCCAGTGCCTTGGTCATCAACAGATAGGTATTGGCGTCGAACCGCGCGGAGAACTCCTGGCCCTGATAGCGCAGATAACTTTCGACCTGAAATTCCACACTGGTGAAATCGTAGTTGAGCCGATCGGTACGCAGCTCGCGGCCGAATTTCTGACCCATCGAATCATCCGACAGGTAAGTGATATGACCGACCATGCGCGCCAGCATCAGGCCGCGTTTGGGGATGACACCGAAGGCGGCGTAGTCGCCGTTGTGGAAATCCGGGTCGGTGATGATGGCCTGTCGGGCAACCTCGTTGAACGCAATGTTCTGTGCTGACAGCTTGGGCGCCGCAGCGATCGCCACACAATGACGAAGACGCTCGGGATAGCTGATCGCCCACTGGATGGCCTGCATACCGCCGAGGCTGCCACCCACAACCGCCGCCCAGCAATCAATACCCAGCACATCCGCCAGCCGCGCCTGGCTGTGCACCCAGTCTTCAACTGACAGAACCGGAAAAGCCGCGCCGTAGATCTTACCGGTCTGCGGGTTGATGCTGCCGGGTCCTGTGGAACCGTGGCAGCCGCCCAGGTTATTCAGGCTGACGACGAAAAAGCGGTTGGTATCAATCGGTTTGCCCGGCCCAATGCAGGCATCCCACCAGCCGGGCTTGCGGTCGTCCGCATGGTGATAGCCCGCGGCATGGTGGTGACCGGAGAGCGCATGGCAGATCAGTACAGCATTGGTGCGGCTGG is a window of Pseudomonas sp. gcc21 DNA encoding:
- a CDS encoding homoserine O-acetyltransferase, with the protein product MSGFPADSVGLVAPQRQSFSEPLRLACGKTLTQFDLVYETYGTLNASRTNAVLICHALSGHHHAAGYHHADDRKPGWWDACIGPGKPIDTNRFFVVSLNNLGGCHGSTGPGSINPQTGKIYGAAFPVLSVEDWVHSQARLADVLGIDCWAAVVGGSLGGMQAIQWAISYPERLRHCVAIAAAPKLSAQNIAFNEVARQAIITDPDFHNGDYAAFGVIPKRGLMLARMVGHITYLSDDSMGQKFGRELRTDRLNYDFTSVEFQVESYLRYQGQEFSARFDANTYLLMTKALDYFDPAEAHGGNLTKALENVKARFLVISFTTDWRFSPARSRELVNALMAANKPVSYLEIEAAQGHDAFLLPIPRYVDALSGYMNRIEVDV